A single Acidobacteriaceae bacterium DNA region contains:
- a CDS encoding class I SAM-dependent methyltransferase — protein sequence MREKGGIILALPPDRLAHYAQFIADYEHIRAAEGRGSHEKSYYLALPYRDLTGHNNVQWKLRAKSYDFLIHHVLNSSADEDTVLDLGAGNCWLSFRLARRGYRPVAVDLLTNQQDGLGAAEHYHQDIGSRIPCFQAEMNCLPFQDAQFDVVIFNASFHYSEEYEVTLREALRCTRPDGRVVICDTPWYSRHHSGKQMIAERKAYFRDHFQTASDSLRTQEFLTDERLRNLADSLSIRWAVYYPWYGLKWAMRPWIARLRRRREPSQFRIYVARKDAS from the coding sequence ATGAGAGAGAAGGGAGGAATCATTCTCGCACTACCTCCTGATCGGCTCGCTCACTATGCCCAGTTCATTGCTGACTATGAACACATTCGCGCCGCCGAAGGTCGCGGTAGTCATGAGAAAAGTTACTACCTTGCTCTCCCGTATCGAGATTTGACCGGACATAATAACGTCCAGTGGAAACTTCGAGCCAAGAGCTATGACTTCCTTATTCACCACGTCCTCAATTCATCCGCGGATGAAGATACTGTGCTCGATCTCGGAGCGGGTAATTGTTGGCTGAGTTTTCGTCTTGCCCGGCGAGGGTATCGTCCTGTAGCCGTTGACTTGCTCACCAACCAGCAGGATGGACTGGGGGCTGCAGAGCATTATCATCAGGATATCGGCTCCCGAATTCCTTGTTTTCAAGCGGAGATGAATTGTCTCCCATTTCAGGACGCACAGTTTGACGTCGTGATTTTCAATGCCTCGTTTCATTATTCCGAAGAATATGAAGTAACGCTCCGCGAGGCTCTCCGGTGCACCAGACCTGACGGGCGTGTAGTCATCTGCGATACGCCCTGGTACTCGCGACACCATAGCGGTAAGCAGATGATTGCCGAACGAAAGGCTTACTTCCGGGATCATTTCCAGACGGCATCGGATTCCCTGAGAACTCAGGAATTCCTTACAGACGAACGCCTGAGGAACCTTGCGGACTCGCTTTCCATTCGATGGGCAGTGTATTACCCGTGGTATGGATTGAAGTGGGCGATGCGTCCTTGGATTGCAAGGCTGCGCAGGCGCCGAGAACCGTCGCAGTTCCGTATCTATGTGGCGAGGAAAGATGCAAGCTAG
- a CDS encoding class I SAM-dependent methyltransferase, whose product MTEIPLCSAAQAFDAMAPDFDARFRAWASVAAQRRAVRATLLDQFPPKGHILEIGGGTGEDALFLAERGFRLLLTDASPAMVDIAEKKLRFLGSCAQIVAAEEMENFAEERRRAGELPFDGAFSDFAPLNCVQDIRSVAKGLALLLKPDAAVMLVLFGTCCPAEIVVETLRGRPRNALRRFHRGAAPATLAQRSFEVFYHRGSELQRAFGPWFELERKIGIGLAVPPSAAEPWISRYPHLLAKLEAFDRTMAHLLAPFGDHVLYQFRRRR is encoded by the coding sequence ATGACGGAAATTCCTCTTTGTTCCGCTGCCCAGGCTTTCGATGCGATGGCTCCGGACTTTGATGCTCGATTTCGTGCATGGGCAAGCGTTGCCGCACAGAGGCGCGCCGTGCGAGCTACTCTTCTTGATCAATTCCCTCCGAAGGGCCACATACTGGAGATTGGCGGAGGTACCGGTGAAGATGCGCTGTTCCTCGCGGAACGGGGGTTTCGCCTACTTCTCACGGATGCTTCCCCGGCTATGGTCGATATTGCCGAAAAGAAGCTCCGCTTTTTGGGTTCTTGCGCTCAGATCGTCGCTGCAGAAGAGATGGAGAACTTCGCGGAGGAACGACGTCGGGCTGGTGAGCTGCCTTTTGATGGAGCATTCTCAGACTTCGCTCCGCTCAACTGCGTGCAGGACATCCGCTCCGTAGCCAAAGGGCTAGCGTTGCTCCTCAAGCCAGATGCAGCCGTCATGCTCGTACTGTTCGGCACCTGCTGTCCGGCCGAGATCGTTGTAGAAACGCTGCGCGGACGTCCGCGCAACGCCCTCAGGCGATTTCATCGAGGAGCAGCGCCTGCAACGCTGGCACAGCGTAGTTTTGAAGTCTTTTACCACCGAGGCTCCGAACTGCAGCGCGCCTTCGGGCCATGGTTTGAACTGGAACGGAAGATCGGTATCGGTCTTGCTGTGCCGCCCAGCGCCGCAGAACCGTGGATCTCGCGCTATCCTCATTTGCTGGCGAAGTTGGAGGCGTTTGATCGAACGATGGCACACTTGCTGGCGCCGTTCGGTGACCATGTCCTTTACCAATTTCGTCGAAGACGTTGA
- a CDS encoding cytochrome c, translated as MNRRHLLQYAIVITLVSLSFTGAAQIQPKPAQNSHAGSQQPAATHTSNHKQSEGERILAQNCARCHTPPDGFSPRISGTIVLHMRVRASLGAHDERELLRFFNP; from the coding sequence ATGAACCGACGGCATCTTCTCCAATATGCCATCGTCATTACGCTGGTGAGCTTATCCTTCACCGGCGCGGCACAGATACAACCAAAGCCCGCGCAGAACAGTCATGCCGGCTCACAGCAACCTGCGGCCACACACACGAGCAACCATAAACAGAGCGAGGGTGAGAGAATCCTTGCGCAGAATTGCGCCCGGTGCCATACGCCGCCCGATGGCTTTTCGCCGCGCATCTCCGGGACGATCGTGCTTCACATGCGAGTGCGGGCTTCATTAGGCGCTCACGATGAGCGGGAGTTGCTGCGGTTCTTCAATCCCTGA
- a CDS encoding radical SAM protein, whose product MADVLLTHSYHLPYDTKQSQKMQPYLPLGTLYAATALRQRGISTDVFDVMLEAPEHGFVKALRRSQAKIVVVYEDDFNFLSKMCLTRMREIAWSMAHVSKDLGVITVVHGSDATDNPQLFLQNNFDYVLCGEAENLLGDLCRAVLDGTEVSSWNGLVRRDSSGRLRCGSQHLVRNPGWSQFSFPARDLVDLEPYRAAWTSTHGYFSTNMVASRGCPFRCNWCAKPISSNHFQLRAASAVADEMVMLKQAGVDHIWFGDDIFALNHHWVEQFAREVADRSIDLPFKVQSRADLMHKDTVRHLSASGCTEVWMGVESGSQTILDAMDKGITLDQVASAREQLRLAGVRSCFFLQLGYPGETWTELQQTINLVRRLRPDDIGISFSYPLPGTVFYERVQSQLGAKRNWTDSDDLCIMFNAAYTTDFYRAVRDALHAEVDSWTKPGCGNVAALWQIVEDMEPSSRVSEPCHLWTDVNITSSSMFVSVDSLITNGSRQ is encoded by the coding sequence GTGGCTGACGTTTTACTGACGCATTCGTACCATCTACCCTACGACACGAAACAGTCGCAGAAGATGCAGCCTTATCTACCGCTTGGAACACTCTATGCAGCCACGGCGTTGCGGCAACGCGGAATTTCAACCGATGTCTTCGATGTAATGCTCGAAGCTCCCGAACATGGTTTCGTCAAGGCTCTCCGGCGCAGTCAGGCAAAGATCGTTGTCGTCTACGAGGATGACTTCAATTTTCTATCGAAGATGTGTCTTACCCGAATGCGGGAGATTGCATGGAGTATGGCACATGTCTCTAAGGATTTGGGCGTCATTACCGTGGTGCATGGGTCGGATGCTACGGATAATCCTCAACTCTTTCTTCAAAATAACTTCGACTATGTTCTGTGCGGAGAAGCTGAAAACCTTTTAGGTGATTTGTGCAGGGCTGTGCTCGACGGCACTGAAGTGTCCTCGTGGAATGGTTTGGTGCGCCGGGACTCGTCCGGACGACTCCGCTGCGGTTCGCAACACTTGGTTAGAAATCCTGGCTGGTCACAATTTTCATTTCCCGCCCGCGATTTGGTCGATCTCGAACCTTACCGGGCTGCATGGACGAGCACGCACGGTTACTTTTCAACCAACATGGTTGCAAGCCGCGGGTGCCCATTCCGGTGTAATTGGTGCGCAAAACCGATCTCCAGCAACCACTTTCAACTACGCGCCGCTTCCGCTGTCGCTGATGAGATGGTAATGCTCAAGCAAGCTGGCGTCGACCATATCTGGTTCGGCGACGATATCTTCGCCTTGAATCATCACTGGGTCGAGCAATTTGCGAGGGAAGTTGCAGATCGCAGTATTGATCTGCCGTTCAAGGTCCAATCGCGAGCGGACCTCATGCACAAGGATACGGTCCGTCATCTGAGTGCCTCTGGTTGCACGGAGGTCTGGATGGGCGTAGAGTCCGGATCGCAAACGATCCTCGATGCGATGGATAAGGGCATCACTCTCGACCAGGTCGCATCTGCCCGCGAGCAACTTCGACTCGCCGGTGTTCGATCCTGTTTCTTTCTTCAATTGGGTTATCCAGGCGAAACCTGGACGGAGCTACAGCAGACTATCAACCTGGTGCGCAGATTGCGGCCTGACGACATTGGCATTTCCTTTTCCTACCCACTGCCTGGCACGGTTTTTTACGAGCGTGTGCAATCGCAGCTCGGCGCTAAGCGCAATTGGACCGACAGCGATGATCTCTGCATTATGTTCAACGCAGCCTATACAACGGACTTCTACCGTGCAGTCCGCGACGCATTGCACGCAGAAGTAGACTCGTGGACTAAGCCCGGATGCGGTAACGTAGCTGCTCTCTGGCAGATCGTTGAAGATATGGAGCCGAGCAGTCGTGTATCGGAGCCTTGCCATTTGTGGACTGATGTCAATATCACATCATCTTCCATGTTTGTCTCTGTCGACTCTCTGATTACGAATGGGTCTCGGCAATGA
- a CDS encoding glycosyltransferase 87 family protein has protein sequence MAILYFCAHSLPHAWRTLNTDFPNYYLAARLAREGIDASRMYEWTWIQRQKDYAALDIRVIGLLPITPFSTLIFWPLTFCGALVAKHIWIVFNLCLLIPITWILRSLTGLSSRRIALAIFLSFPLYRNLLYGQFYIFLLFLILAACISYLRGRKSASAALVAIAGVCKSFPLLLFIIFIRRREWRALSSGIATACIAVGCSIAVFGVTPHRVWLAQIFPWVMHGEGLGTYTANASFSGILHCLFLFEPQWNPHPWHPWPLGFAILLPLLSMLVLAPAVLLIRRRGENPEQILLEWASVVTASLAISSIPASYNFVLIIFPVCVLVSILLKRHSYVWLIGLVVAYLGIGFPVPAPEHPRGLIVLLYGLRLPLTLGVLFALYILQWRNLRPADRRPDGTQYVSVAVMATVVIVGIHSAILLERGERKEYVYRVPLDAQGFANTNPQATLNDIRFVRFSLSGYELSVGSSHDNGGMQRDKPYDDLSFTANRTDLLVERVATTSSGPLPHASQIVDMQDNSRVIVEDAQDPMLSRDGQDLAFLRMDHGRGRLVLRRAFHSASSEVVLTSPMWNVYEASFLSEKEYAVAAAEGGGTPRILLMDSVYRSPAVSISESRYPALSPDGRWMAYSHLEHGFWNLWLRDESRGTTIRIADVPCNQIQPSWEEDAKTLLYSTDCGRSIWFTAIARRKVIP, from the coding sequence ATGGCCATTCTGTATTTCTGCGCACATAGCCTGCCGCATGCCTGGCGGACCCTTAATACAGATTTCCCCAATTATTATCTCGCGGCAAGGCTGGCACGCGAAGGAATCGACGCCTCGCGAATGTATGAATGGACGTGGATTCAACGTCAGAAAGACTATGCTGCGCTCGACATTCGAGTCATAGGGCTGCTGCCCATTACACCGTTTTCAACATTAATCTTCTGGCCATTAACATTCTGTGGCGCACTGGTCGCAAAGCATATCTGGATTGTGTTCAACCTTTGCTTGCTGATCCCAATTACCTGGATCCTGCGCTCGCTCACCGGGCTAAGTTCTCGGAGAATTGCACTTGCGATCTTCCTCAGCTTTCCTCTCTATCGGAACTTACTGTACGGCCAGTTTTACATATTTCTATTATTCCTCATACTGGCCGCGTGCATCAGTTATCTGCGTGGAAGGAAGTCCGCTTCTGCAGCGTTAGTTGCGATCGCCGGGGTATGTAAGAGTTTTCCGCTATTGCTGTTCATCATCTTTATCCGCAGGCGAGAATGGAGAGCTCTTTCATCTGGAATCGCCACGGCGTGTATTGCCGTTGGTTGTTCCATTGCTGTCTTCGGAGTGACCCCACATCGCGTTTGGCTGGCACAGATTTTCCCTTGGGTGATGCACGGCGAAGGGCTGGGAACATACACCGCAAATGCTTCGTTTTCCGGAATTCTTCACTGCCTCTTTCTCTTTGAGCCGCAGTGGAATCCTCATCCCTGGCATCCGTGGCCGCTAGGATTTGCGATACTTCTGCCGCTGCTTTCCATGTTGGTGTTAGCGCCGGCCGTGCTGCTCATTCGCCGCCGCGGCGAGAACCCAGAACAAATCCTTCTGGAGTGGGCGTCAGTGGTGACGGCATCCCTTGCCATTTCCAGCATCCCTGCCTCTTACAACTTTGTTCTGATCATTTTTCCGGTATGCGTTCTCGTCAGCATTCTGTTAAAGCGCCATTCCTATGTGTGGCTCATCGGACTCGTTGTTGCATATCTTGGGATTGGGTTTCCAGTACCAGCACCGGAGCATCCACGGGGGCTCATAGTCCTTCTTTATGGGCTCCGGCTTCCACTTACGCTTGGTGTACTCTTTGCGCTCTACATACTGCAGTGGCGAAACTTGCGGCCTGCCGACAGAAGACCAGATGGAACCCAGTATGTATCGGTCGCCGTCATGGCCACGGTGGTCATTGTGGGTATACATTCCGCTATTTTGCTTGAACGGGGAGAACGCAAAGAGTATGTCTACCGCGTACCTCTAGATGCGCAAGGATTTGCCAACACGAATCCACAGGCGACTCTGAACGATATACGCTTCGTTCGCTTCAGTCTTTCAGGGTACGAATTAAGTGTGGGGTCATCGCACGACAACGGAGGAATGCAGCGTGATAAACCGTACGATGATCTGTCGTTTACAGCCAACCGAACGGATCTCCTGGTGGAACGTGTCGCGACCACTTCGTCAGGACCACTTCCTCATGCTTCTCAGATCGTAGATATGCAAGATAATTCCCGCGTGATCGTTGAAGATGCACAGGATCCGATGCTTTCACGTGATGGCCAGGACCTCGCATTTCTACGCATGGATCATGGACGAGGGCGGCTCGTACTACGTCGGGCGTTCCACTCAGCTTCGTCTGAAGTAGTCCTCACATCGCCGATGTGGAATGTGTACGAGGCCTCATTTCTCTCTGAGAAAGAGTATGCTGTCGCGGCTGCCGAAGGGGGAGGGACCCCTCGTATTCTCCTGATGGATTCTGTATATCGAAGCCCTGCCGTCTCGATTTCGGAGTCGCGCTATCCAGCTCTTTCGCCGGATGGTCGTTGGATGGCATACTCTCACCTCGAGCATGGCTTCTGGAATCTCTGGCTTCGGGACGAAAGTCGCGGCACCACCATCAGAATCGCGGACGTGCCTTGCAACCAGATTCAGCCATCCTGGGAGGAGGACGCAAAAACATTGCTCTACTCTACCGATTGTGGCCGGAGCATTTGGTTCACGGCAATTGCAAGGCGAAAGGTCATACCATGA
- a CDS encoding aldolase, with protein sequence MTDTLIDMSNVVLHPNANQAVPTRRQEALLCDMDLPLRKTFFPLGFAVTILTNRNQVLAAAEASFGHRNLQHGDAHLQIRIGVSESTMTQTPPAPVRREYNHLYLMVADSENQAVLDLRTGSNFVWLNDAAVADLLYLRHNFLEKVTYLLLGASVVTDIHAGCVSKRGKGILLCGDSGAGKSTLSYGCARAGWTYTSDDTCYLLNESDPPCVIGHSHWVRFRPEASFLFPELRNRYVTQRMEGKPSIEVSVSDLARLGTLNEANVFAVVYLRRSTSTRSCLTPLPYGSASQRLSEELYSSGEIRLKHQKVLERLAGIPTFELHYDSLDEAISRLNRLVESL encoded by the coding sequence GTGACAGATACCCTCATTGATATGTCAAACGTGGTTCTTCATCCGAACGCCAACCAGGCGGTCCCTACACGTCGGCAGGAAGCGCTACTCTGCGATATGGACTTGCCGCTGAGGAAGACTTTTTTCCCACTCGGATTTGCCGTGACGATTCTGACGAACCGGAATCAGGTATTGGCGGCAGCCGAGGCAAGTTTTGGCCACAGAAATCTGCAGCATGGCGATGCACACCTTCAGATCAGAATCGGTGTTAGCGAGAGCACCATGACGCAGACTCCGCCAGCGCCAGTGCGGCGAGAGTACAACCACCTTTACCTGATGGTGGCAGATTCTGAAAACCAGGCCGTACTCGATCTTCGCACTGGATCCAACTTCGTCTGGCTCAATGACGCTGCAGTAGCGGACTTACTCTACCTGCGTCACAATTTTCTGGAAAAGGTGACCTACCTGCTGCTGGGGGCTTCGGTCGTCACTGACATCCATGCCGGCTGCGTCAGCAAACGAGGTAAAGGAATCCTTCTTTGCGGTGATTCGGGAGCCGGCAAGTCAACGCTTTCTTATGGTTGTGCACGCGCTGGATGGACCTACACCTCCGACGATACTTGCTATCTCCTTAATGAGAGCGATCCTCCATGCGTTATCGGGCATTCGCATTGGGTGCGGTTTCGACCGGAAGCCAGTTTTCTGTTTCCGGAGCTTCGCAACCGCTACGTGACGCAACGTATGGAGGGAAAACCTTCAATTGAGGTTTCTGTATCGGACCTGGCTCGGCTAGGCACATTGAATGAAGCTAACGTGTTTGCCGTGGTTTATCTGCGTCGCTCCACGTCCACACGGTCTTGTTTGACACCGCTTCCTTATGGAAGCGCCTCGCAACGGTTATCCGAGGAGTTATATTCTTCAGGAGAAATACGGCTCAAGCATCAGAAGGTGTTAGAGAGGCTTGCCGGAATACCAACATTTGAACTTCACTACGATAGCCTCGACGAGGCCATATCTCGGTTAAACCGACTAGTGGAATCGCTCTAG
- a CDS encoding phytanoyl-CoA dioxygenase family protein, translating to MKVFDDLQADSLLPSTVKEALERTGYALIRQLIPASDVRAVLANVTDVLCRAGWLRPGSFPLDRIPADAAAYGDPDPIFKKTYQEVFNLELFHALPHHPALKSVMRMIVGDQILVHPKPIGRLIFPRCERLVTHAHQDYEFMGGDPEFYTVWIPLHDCPLESGPLRILEGSHRYGIQKHEKENLHVPEIPLDSVTGDDWAQGQFNAGDVLIFHSLTVHAAAPNVSNRMRISLDCRFQDSRRTLNPSNLVFAGESGKSWEKTYSGWRSDTFQYYWRRLSLTLNPTREDIEKLAISSENSALRARYARMASQLI from the coding sequence ATGAAGGTGTTCGATGATCTCCAGGCAGACAGTCTTTTGCCATCAACGGTGAAGGAAGCGCTGGAACGTACAGGATATGCACTTATTCGTCAGTTGATTCCGGCATCGGATGTGAGGGCAGTCCTCGCAAACGTGACCGACGTCCTCTGCAGGGCCGGATGGCTGCGGCCGGGAAGTTTTCCGTTGGACCGGATACCCGCCGATGCAGCTGCATACGGAGACCCGGATCCGATCTTCAAGAAGACCTACCAGGAAGTATTTAACCTGGAGTTATTCCACGCTTTGCCGCATCATCCTGCACTGAAGAGTGTGATGAGAATGATTGTCGGTGACCAGATCCTCGTACACCCGAAACCTATCGGCCGTCTAATCTTCCCGCGTTGTGAACGTCTTGTCACCCATGCCCATCAGGACTACGAGTTCATGGGAGGAGATCCGGAGTTCTATACCGTATGGATTCCTCTGCATGATTGCCCACTCGAGTCCGGACCCCTGCGCATCCTCGAAGGGTCTCACCGTTACGGGATTCAGAAGCACGAAAAAGAGAACCTTCACGTTCCGGAAATCCCGTTAGATTCGGTGACCGGCGATGACTGGGCCCAAGGCCAGTTCAATGCGGGCGACGTGCTGATCTTCCACAGCCTCACCGTGCATGCGGCTGCGCCGAATGTCTCCAATCGGATGCGTATCTCGCTCGATTGCAGGTTCCAGGACTCACGCCGAACGCTCAATCCTTCTAACCTCGTCTTTGCTGGCGAGTCCGGGAAATCCTGGGAGAAAACATACTCAGGTTGGCGATCGGATACCTTCCAGTATTACTGGCGGAGGCTTTCGCTCACCTTGAACCCCACGCGCGAAGATATTGAGAAACTCGCAATCAGTTCTGAAAATTCCGCATTGCGTGCACGCTACGCACGAATGGCGAGCCAACTCATCTGA
- a CDS encoding amidohydrolase family protein — translation MPGFINAHDHLQYGLHPRIGQPPYTNYVEWGDDIHSTVPELIAQYNSVPKDIRLWWGGIRNLLCGVTSVCHHDPLWPALQSEGFAVKVLSTYGWAHSVELAPDIHKAWAATPNKCGFFVHVSEGTDERARREFAELDRLGMLSAKTVIVHGLALGQSDIALLRDRRSSLILCLSSNKFLYNRLPDLENLRAVKSIALGNDSPLTAAGDLLDEVRFAMEEASIAPQVVYRMITERSAAILRLRSGEGNIRKGGSADFIAVRDNGDAPCDRMRTLSWRDVEFVMIDGEVRLASEDVWRLIPPADKDGMEPLWIDGYIRWLRAPIRQLMQQAEAFLGRGMVRLGSRKVQLPNSGSPASSCVLNRPTPSSEPRL, via the coding sequence TTGCCCGGATTCATCAACGCACATGATCACCTGCAGTACGGACTGCACCCAAGAATAGGACAACCTCCCTACACTAATTATGTCGAGTGGGGAGATGATATTCACTCAACTGTCCCCGAGTTGATTGCCCAGTATAACTCTGTACCGAAAGACATTCGACTGTGGTGGGGAGGAATACGCAATCTCCTCTGCGGCGTCACTAGCGTGTGCCACCATGATCCTTTGTGGCCCGCGCTGCAATCTGAAGGCTTTGCGGTAAAAGTGTTGAGCACTTACGGATGGGCGCACTCGGTCGAGCTCGCTCCGGACATTCACAAGGCGTGGGCAGCCACGCCGAATAAGTGCGGTTTCTTCGTCCATGTGTCTGAAGGAACAGATGAACGTGCCCGGAGAGAGTTCGCCGAGTTGGATAGATTAGGTATGCTCAGCGCAAAGACTGTCATTGTCCATGGCTTAGCGCTGGGGCAATCAGATATTGCGCTACTCCGGGATCGTCGATCCTCATTGATTCTTTGCCTCTCCTCCAACAAATTTCTTTATAACCGTCTTCCGGATTTGGAAAACCTGCGCGCGGTGAAGAGCATTGCACTGGGGAACGACTCGCCTCTCACAGCTGCCGGAGATCTGTTGGACGAGGTTCGATTCGCCATGGAAGAGGCGTCAATCGCTCCACAGGTGGTATATCGAATGATCACTGAGCGTTCGGCAGCCATTCTGCGGCTGCGCAGTGGGGAAGGCAATATCCGCAAAGGCGGTAGCGCTGATTTCATAGCGGTCCGTGACAACGGTGATGCGCCTTGTGACAGAATGCGTACGCTTTCCTGGCGAGATGTAGAGTTTGTGATGATTGACGGCGAGGTGCGACTCGCTTCGGAAGACGTGTGGCGCCTCATTCCGCCGGCAGACAAAGACGGCATGGAGCCTCTCTGGATTGATGGTTACATACGGTGGTTGCGCGCACCCATCCGACAACTCATGCAACAGGCCGAAGCCTTCCTTGGGCGCGGGATGGTGCGTCTCGGGTCGCGTAAGGTCCAACTTCCAAACTCGGGCAGTCCCGCTTCTTCCTGTGTGCTCAATCGCCCGACACCATCCAGCGAGCCGAGACTGTAA
- a CDS encoding nucleotide disphospho-sugar-binding domain-containing protein: MAHLGVLCYHGAGHLNPLIALSRELASRGHAVTFFLPSDMESQIREQGLGFVPIDVSRIEPKVDSSGLKNHATSEWHEDLRARLCRFDQEIGVYIREYLAAISDSGIDALLMGEITLTGPTVAEILHIPYCVVSTSIPHNFGWDARRALPPRRTGQKECDARIFEVTIFSMKGPVLQILNRHRREMGLESLSDIGATFPELAHVTQWPKCLDIERQELPERFFYAGPFVDEMGRCSVDFPWHKLNGQPLIYASLGTTRKADPEIYQRIASACAGLNLQLVITLGGRRNLESFANLPGNPIVVANAPQLDLLKRADLVITHAGPNTVLETLLSGLPMLALPLALDQPAVAARLETLGLAEVLSVQHCSEWEIRAAVLRLLTESRFRESATAVQSQLQSLCGAKQAASILERAIANHTQIPSFTSQETAQSDMQVTSVAPS, translated from the coding sequence ATGGCACACCTCGGTGTGCTCTGCTATCACGGTGCCGGACACCTGAATCCTCTCATCGCGTTGTCTCGGGAACTGGCATCACGTGGACACGCTGTCACGTTCTTCCTCCCATCGGACATGGAATCCCAGATACGCGAGCAAGGTTTAGGGTTCGTTCCTATCGATGTCTCGCGCATCGAGCCGAAAGTGGATAGCTCGGGACTAAAAAATCACGCGACATCCGAATGGCACGAAGACCTGCGTGCTAGGCTCTGCCGCTTCGATCAGGAAATCGGCGTCTACATTCGCGAATATCTCGCAGCGATCAGTGACTCGGGAATCGATGCGCTGCTGATGGGAGAGATCACTCTTACAGGGCCGACGGTGGCAGAGATACTGCACATTCCTTACTGTGTAGTTTCCACTTCTATTCCGCACAATTTCGGCTGGGATGCGCGCCGGGCACTTCCACCTCGCCGCACAGGGCAGAAAGAGTGTGATGCAAGGATCTTCGAGGTTACGATCTTCTCCATGAAGGGCCCAGTTCTGCAGATTCTCAATCGCCACCGTCGGGAGATGGGGCTGGAATCGTTGAGCGACATCGGAGCGACCTTCCCGGAACTGGCGCATGTCACGCAGTGGCCTAAATGTCTCGATATAGAGCGCCAGGAATTACCTGAGCGATTCTTCTATGCTGGTCCGTTTGTCGATGAAATGGGCCGCTGTTCAGTTGATTTTCCTTGGCATAAGCTCAATGGCCAACCGTTGATCTACGCATCATTAGGAACAACTCGAAAGGCCGATCCCGAAATCTACCAACGCATTGCTTCTGCATGTGCCGGGCTTAACCTGCAACTCGTGATTACATTAGGCGGTCGGCGCAATCTCGAATCATTCGCGAACTTACCAGGGAATCCTATAGTGGTTGCGAATGCGCCGCAACTCGATCTGCTCAAACGAGCGGACCTGGTCATCACTCACGCTGGGCCAAACACAGTTCTTGAAACATTGCTCTCGGGCCTGCCCATGTTGGCATTGCCACTGGCGCTCGATCAACCAGCCGTTGCTGCGCGCCTCGAAACCCTTGGGCTCGCAGAGGTCTTATCTGTGCAGCATTGCTCGGAGTGGGAGATCCGCGCAGCAGTGCTCCGACTTCTGACCGAGAGTCGTTTCAGAGAGTCCGCGACGGCGGTACAATCTCAACTTCAATCTCTCTGCGGTGCTAAGCAGGCTGCCTCTATTTTGGAGAGAGCAATAGCGAACCATACACAGATTCCGTCTTTCACGAGTCAAGAGACGGCACAATCCGACATGCAGGTGACGAGTGTCGCTCCCAGTTGA